One segment of Lytechinus pictus isolate F3 Inbred chromosome 13, Lp3.0, whole genome shotgun sequence DNA contains the following:
- the LOC129274872 gene encoding laminin-like protein lam-2, which translates to MGDTAEIVSESRRILDAIPSPQSLFSSFMKRGDENEGQNLKLKCSKDENEFTKLKLAYVEAETRSKMIEFILNKPMEEWPTIDTASDKENFDQVKMDLKDAKEELENLEDKLADMIDSAQGKVETMERRKKEAEDLLNTVETKKAKLESLKIQHEESLKGVDGMMMEGTDLATKLQKQRDALRTTELALQKCDLVLMDHKRAVSRLQEKCCMAKAVQKECQQAVETLLQHKAEHDKGTKENQEWLQQCLHTLKDLAGISKVTVADQSLIIDLSCKGPSSEVTVEVKMTFKTTPDGNEASKLCAAQLGGEIFDCSDVISEAISLNDPVLLIREVNRRLNSHAPVLQEVERLRHQYAIDYVHEERKLHAMLGSSGQVVCTLTIDNGYPTTGQATLTKIEGNGHHKDISDYKPPTEKPTMSDWLMYLQTQL; encoded by the exons ATGGGCGATACAGCTGAAATCGTGTCTGAAAGTCGGAG GATATTAGATGCGATACCAAGTCCACAAAGCCTgttttcaagtttcatgaagagAGGAGATGAGAATGAAGGACAGAACTTGAAGCTCAAATGTAGCAAAGATGAG AATGAATTCACCAAGCTTAAGCTAGCATATGTAGAAGCTGAGACTAGATCCAAGATGATTGAGTTTATATTGAACAAACCTATGGAAGAATGGCCAACAATTGACACAGCATCTGATA AAGAGAATTTTGATCAAGTGAAAATGGATCTAAAGGATGCAAAGGAAGAGCTTGAAAATCTTGAGGACAAATTGGCTGACATGATTGATAGTGCACAAGGAA AGGTTGAAACaatggaaagaagaaagaaagaagcagaAGACTTACTGAACACAGTTGAAACAAAG AAAGCCAAGCTGGAGTCATTGAAAATCCAACATGAAGAATCCTTAAAAGGTGTTGATGGTATGATGATGGAAGGAACAGATTTAGCAACCAAACTACAGAAACAG AGAGATGCATTGCGAACCACTGAGCTGGCCCTTCAAAAGTGTGACCTGGTACTAATGGACCACAAGAGGGCGGTCTCCAGGCTGCAGGAGAAATGTTGTATGGCCAAGGCTGTTCAAAAGGAATGTCAGCAAGCAGTTGAGACATTACTACAGCATAAAGCTGAACATGACAAAGGGACTAAAGAGAATCAGGAATG GTTACAGCAATGTCTGCATACACTCAAAGACTTAGCAGGAATCAGTAAGGTCACAGTTGCTGACCAATCATTGATCATTGACCTTAGCTGCAAGGGGCCATCGTCAGAGGTCACTGTAGAAGTCAAGATGACCTTCAAGACCACACCTGATGGAAATGAAGCGAGCAAACTTTGTGCTGCTCAG CTTGGAGGAGAGATCTTTGACTGCAGTGATGTAATCTCTGAAGCTATTAGTTTGAATGATCCAGTCTTATTGATCAGGGAAGTGAATCGAAGGCTCAACAGCCATGCTCCTGTTCTTCAAGAGGTTGAGAGATTACGCCATCA ATATGCTATTGACTATGTCCATGAGGAAAGGAAGCTCCATGCTATGCTAGGTAGTAGCGGTCAAGTGGTATGTACACTGACCATTGATAATGGCTATCCTACCACTGGACAGGCAACGCTCACCAAGATAGAAGGAAATGGACATCATAAAGATATCTCAGATTATAAG CCACCAACAGAGAAACCAACAATGAGTGATTGGTTGATGTATCTTCAAACTCAACTCTGA